From Lysinibacillus sp. SGAir0095, the proteins below share one genomic window:
- a CDS encoding YycH family regulatory protein gives MKHVEQIKSFVLFLLVFLSLILTFSIWTYTPDYQNIPESQGEPVTLGQKKDIQEVIKPYRILIHENGSFLGTTTSTAIDNVIEAIQDLDATELRFIQSNLSDEKMNNMVHSENQITLFFSAEVPINTFRSVLQFTQSELPEIAFSHILIDWSNLEETNTLQFSFVSKEKQTLYTTVVPIGQEQFNSTYMKTIQKAVPYKEIVRPNALSLYVPANPVDLVQYTYYIDEISTDVFKDVLFEDTKLVQKNFDNTTYTDGMAMMTSDSGSKTINYVYPAEESIIDIKHSELVHDSYDFINDHGGLTGDYRYSYSNVQRHIIEYQLYLQGLPVFSSVTSTRIAVTWGRNQVFEYKRPYYLFVASESSTIQLPSGVEMVNTIQTLQDIDELVLGYYLTPDPLNPKVYSLEPSWFVIREGSWARLTTDPVGGPEYGLE, from the coding sequence GTGAAACATGTAGAACAAATTAAATCATTTGTACTGTTCCTCCTAGTCTTTTTAAGTCTTATACTAACATTTTCGATATGGACCTATACGCCGGACTATCAAAACATTCCAGAATCACAAGGTGAACCAGTTACATTAGGGCAGAAGAAGGATATTCAAGAAGTGATAAAACCCTACCGTATTTTAATACATGAAAATGGGAGCTTTTTAGGTACTACAACATCAACTGCTATCGATAATGTAATAGAAGCCATTCAGGATTTGGATGCAACTGAACTAAGATTTATCCAAAGTAATCTATCAGATGAAAAGATGAATAATATGGTGCATTCAGAAAACCAGATAACACTTTTCTTTTCTGCTGAAGTGCCGATCAATACATTTCGTTCGGTACTCCAATTTACTCAAAGCGAGTTGCCTGAGATTGCATTTAGCCATATTTTGATTGATTGGAGCAATTTAGAAGAAACAAATACGCTGCAATTTTCCTTTGTCAGCAAAGAAAAACAAACCTTGTATACGACAGTTGTACCTATCGGACAAGAACAATTTAATTCTACTTATATGAAGACAATTCAAAAAGCTGTTCCTTATAAAGAAATAGTAAGACCGAATGCGCTCTCTTTATATGTTCCAGCTAATCCAGTCGATTTAGTACAATACACATACTATATTGACGAGATTTCCACTGATGTCTTTAAAGATGTATTGTTTGAAGATACAAAACTCGTTCAGAAGAATTTTGATAATACTACTTATACGGATGGCATGGCTATGATGACATCTGATTCGGGCAGCAAAACCATTAACTATGTATATCCCGCAGAAGAAAGTATTATTGATATTAAACACTCCGAGTTAGTACACGACAGCTATGATTTTATAAATGACCATGGCGGTTTAACAGGAGATTATAGATATAGCTATAGTAATGTACAAAGGCATATTATCGAGTATCAGCTATATCTACAAGGCCTCCCTGTGTTTAGCAGTGTCACGTCAACTCGAATAGCGGTTACATGGGGGAGAAATCAGGTTTTCGAATATAAAAGACCATACTACTTATTTGTTGCTTCTGAATCCTCTACTATACAGTTACCTTCAGGAGTGGAAATGGTCAATACAATTCAAACTTTACAGGATATTGATGAGTTGGTATTGGGGTATTATTTAACGCCAGATCCCCTTAACCCTAAAGTATATTCTCTTGAACCTAGCTGGTTTGTTATTCGAGAGGGTAGTTGGGCACGTTTAACGACAGATCCAGTAGGAGGGCCTGAATATGGACTGGAGTAA
- the walK gene encoding cell wall metabolism sensor histidine kinase WalK, whose protein sequence is MHKVSFFKSIHVKIVLIYVLLIIIALQIIGIYFSSKLEASLKENFKDSISQRIDLVQYSIREELLKERDDTSPSIEQSLSVILLEFPKQDINEILIIDNRNKVLATSDIDNQSIVGQRRNIDTVTRSISSENYAENIALDSGNRVWVLAAPIMDNVGPNGEVLGAIYIESDIERVFEQMKDINRIFAIGIAMSLAITIVLGILFAKTITKPILDMRRQAQAMSRGNYSRKVRVYGDDEIGQLALAFNHLTNRLQEAQSTTEAERRKLASVLSNMTDGVIATDRKGKVILINDPALNFLNVTRETTLSRPIASVLELDEEYSFEDLIHMKESINLDYSTQDKPFILRANFSVIQKETGFVNGLITVIHDITEQEKIDMERREFVANVSHELRTPLTTMRSYLEALADGAWRDENIAPTFLNVTQTETERMIRLVNDLLNLSKMDSRDYKLNREFVEFNKFFNRIIDRFEMSKSQNVKFDRYIPDTSYFVEADTDKLTQVIDNIISNALKYSPDGGNIRFGFTVQENMLKVMVSDDGMGIPKENVTKIFDRFYRVDRARSRAMGGTGLGLAIAKEMIEAHGGKIWAESEEGVGTTIFFTLPYELDEAGDWE, encoded by the coding sequence ATGCATAAGGTGAGCTTTTTTAAGTCTATTCACGTAAAAATAGTTTTAATCTATGTATTGTTAATTATTATTGCACTACAGATAATTGGAATTTATTTCTCCTCTAAATTAGAAGCCAGTTTAAAAGAGAACTTTAAGGATTCGATTTCTCAACGAATCGACTTAGTTCAATACAGTATTCGAGAAGAATTGTTAAAGGAACGTGATGACACAAGTCCAAGTATTGAACAAAGCTTAAGTGTTATTTTATTGGAGTTTCCAAAACAAGATATCAACGAAATTTTAATAATTGATAATCGAAATAAAGTGCTAGCCACTTCAGATATAGATAATCAATCCATTGTAGGACAACGGAGGAATATTGATACAGTAACAAGATCCATTTCATCTGAAAATTATGCAGAGAATATTGCACTCGATTCAGGAAATCGGGTATGGGTCCTTGCTGCCCCTATAATGGATAATGTTGGACCAAATGGAGAAGTACTTGGTGCAATCTATATTGAATCTGATATTGAAAGAGTTTTTGAGCAAATGAAGGATATTAACCGGATTTTTGCCATTGGTATCGCTATGTCTCTTGCGATTACAATTGTGCTCGGGATTTTATTTGCTAAAACGATTACGAAACCAATTTTAGACATGCGCAGACAAGCCCAAGCCATGTCTAGAGGGAACTATTCAAGAAAGGTTCGAGTATATGGGGACGATGAAATCGGTCAACTTGCCCTAGCCTTCAACCATTTAACGAATCGTTTGCAGGAAGCACAGTCTACAACAGAAGCAGAGAGGAGAAAACTCGCTTCTGTATTAAGTAATATGACAGATGGTGTAATCGCAACAGACCGTAAAGGAAAGGTCATTCTTATCAATGATCCTGCTTTAAACTTTTTGAATGTTACACGTGAAACAACTCTAAGTCGTCCTATTGCTTCTGTATTGGAGTTGGATGAGGAATACAGTTTTGAGGATTTAATTCATATGAAGGAATCTATTAACTTAGATTATAGTACTCAAGACAAGCCTTTCATTTTGAGAGCGAATTTTTCCGTCATTCAAAAAGAAACGGGGTTTGTAAATGGATTAATCACTGTTATTCATGATATTACGGAACAAGAGAAGATTGACATGGAACGAAGAGAATTTGTTGCAAATGTCTCTCATGAATTGCGTACGCCATTAACGACAATGCGGAGTTATTTAGAAGCACTGGCAGATGGTGCGTGGAGAGATGAAAATATTGCACCAACATTTTTAAATGTTACACAAACCGAAACAGAGCGTATGATTCGACTTGTTAATGATTTATTAAATCTTTCAAAAATGGATAGTCGAGATTATAAGTTAAATAGAGAGTTTGTCGAGTTTAATAAATTCTTTAATCGAATCATTGATCGATTTGAAATGTCTAAATCACAAAATGTTAAATTTGATCGTTATATTCCAGATACATCATATTTTGTTGAGGCTGATACAGATAAACTGACTCAAGTAATTGATAATATTATCTCCAATGCATTGAAATATTCTCCGGATGGAGGGAATATTCGATTTGGTTTTACTGTACAAGAAAACATGTTAAAAGTAATGGTTTCAGATGATGGTATGGGGATTCCAAAAGAAAATGTCACAAAAATATTCGATCGCTTCTATCGCGTCGATAGAGCTAGGTCTCGTGCAATGGGTGGAACAGGTCTAGGTCTTGCTATTGCAAAAGAGATGATTGAAGCACATGGCGGAAAGATATGGGCCGAAAGTGAGGAAGGGGTAGGAACAACAATCTTCTTTACGTTACCATATGAATTAGATGAGGCGGGTGATTGGGAGTGA
- the yycF gene encoding response regulator YycF, whose amino-acid sequence MTKTILVCDDEKPIADILQFNLVKEGYQVICAYDGDEALEKVEESQPDLMLLDIMLPKRDGMEVCREIRKKYDFPIIMLTAKGSEIDKVLGLEMGADDYVTKPFSTRELIARVKANMRRLKVSSQPEEVKEETNDITVGTLIIQPDAYLVLKRGEAIELTHREFELLHYLAKHIGQVMTREHLLQTVWGYDYFGDVRTVDVTIRRLREKIEDNPSHPNWIVTRRGVGYYLRNPEQE is encoded by the coding sequence ATGACAAAAACAATATTAGTTTGTGATGATGAAAAGCCGATTGCAGATATTCTGCAATTTAACTTAGTTAAGGAAGGATACCAGGTAATCTGTGCCTATGATGGAGACGAAGCACTAGAAAAAGTGGAAGAATCTCAGCCTGATTTAATGTTACTGGATATTATGCTTCCTAAAAGAGATGGGATGGAAGTTTGTCGTGAAATTCGTAAGAAATATGATTTCCCAATTATTATGCTAACTGCTAAAGGTTCCGAAATTGATAAAGTCTTAGGATTGGAAATGGGAGCCGATGACTACGTAACAAAACCATTTAGTACACGAGAGTTAATTGCCCGTGTAAAAGCGAATATGCGTCGTTTAAAAGTGTCAAGTCAACCAGAAGAGGTAAAGGAAGAAACAAATGATATTACTGTTGGAACTTTAATTATTCAACCTGATGCGTATTTAGTTTTAAAACGCGGTGAAGCAATTGAGTTAACACACCGTGAATTTGAACTATTGCATTATTTAGCGAAGCATATTGGTCAGGTAATGACACGTGAGCATTTGCTTCAAACGGTATGGGGTTATGATTACTTTGGAGATGTTCGAACTGTCGATGTTACGATTCGTCGTTTACGTGAAAAAATCGAAGATAATCCAAGTCATCCAAACTGGATTGTAACTCGTCGTGGTGTTGGTTATTATTTGCGAAATCCTGAACAGGAGTAG